A stretch of DNA from Bicyclus anynana chromosome 23, ilBicAnyn1.1, whole genome shotgun sequence:
ccttacggtttctacacgacactgtacctgaacgctaaatcgcttagcggtacgtctttgccggtagggtggtaaccggccagccagacctggaccaattaagaaaacctcaattggcccagccggggatcgaacccaggaccttcgtcttgtaaatacaccgcactgcgccacgaaggccgtcaaataatactttaaataaacgGATTTTTATATGATATTGTTTGTATTGTTACAGATAACCCAATAGTCGCAGTCGTTCACAAGACTCTCAAAGTGACAGCGCGCTCGTGTATGGAGCACGTCAACGCGACGGAGGCGGATCTGGAGTTTTTGCGCAAAGACCCACCATTCCCCGAGAAGTCTGCTTCCATTGTCTCGTGTTTGTTAGAGAAAGTAACTgcttcaatattataataagcaCAGAACAAAAAgagcttttaattatttagactTTATATAAGTACTAGTGgatgcccttagacctctttaatccagcccttacagcagtattgctataaaaatggagtaacttctcccgttttcccaacatttcccttcactgctctgctcctatgaTCGTAGCGTGGTGAAAATATACTATATCCTGTCCATGAGTATGacaaataattgtaccaagtttcgttaaaatccgtcgagtagtttttgtttctataacgaacatacagacagacatacagacaaaaattttactgattacatttttgccatcagtatcgatcactaatcatccgctgatagttattttggaaatatatgtCTTGTACAGAATTCACCTTTTATgtagtgtacaaataaatatgataaaatcagCTAGGTATATTACTCATTACAAATAATATGCTTATTTTGGGGATAAGTAGTTATATGTGTGTTATTTAAGTATGTTTGCCACAGCCTCCGTCAGGAGATACCATACGCTCTGCTTTAATAGATATTGGATTGTGATAGTGTTTCTTTTTGCAACTACCACTATTTAGATGTCTTGGTAATGACTACCGATCGCACGCTTCTTTTTCCACCCGTAGATCTCCTgaatccggccctgtcgtaaAATCGTATTCTAACGGACATCTACTAACTTCTTGGCTAATTTCATATTTCTATGTAaagcagttttcgagatttcgtaatgagcaattttacacaatattaGATGGATAATGTGATTTTTCTCAGATTGGCATCGTGGAAAACAATAACTTTTCCAAGCTCGGCTTTATGACTATCATCAGTCCTCTGGTTTTCCGCAATAGAAAGCGGCTTGACCACATGAAAATGGTTGCGGAAAACTGTGACAAGGAGGTAAACTTTTtcttattaatagtaaaaagcGACTATTGTTTCTTATGCtttcacgctaaaactactgaaccgattttcaaaatttttcacctatattttatacccatattctcacgggtacGAGAACTACCCCGGTGAAACTGCGGGGAAAGCCAGATTAGAGAGTATTATCTTGTAAAGATTTTACAAGATAATACCTGAATACCGTTTTTGCCCAGTGATTAGAATGTGTTGCTTCATATTATGAGGTTTTGACTTCGTTTGAGCTTTTCTTTGTTCCAAGAATTTGCTAACCTTCCCCTTGCTTGCCTTGATTGCCTTGCTTGCCTTGCTTACCTCGTGCCTCAGACCACGTTAAGCCTAATTTAACCTAACTTCTAAGTCTCCTCCCTCCCTTCTTAGGAAGGAAAGGAAGGAATCAGACCTGACCCTGAAGTGAAGAAATCCTGTACTGATAATGATTAACTATCATAGActgtaaaaaatcattattatttgatgAATTAGCAATAGGAATTGCTAATTCATCATTATAtaccctattcggctcactgctgagctcgagtttcctctcagaatgagaggggttaggccaatagtccaccacgctggcccaatgtggattggcagactgcacacacgcagagaattaagaaaattctctggtatgcaggtttcctcacgatgttttccttcaccgtttgagacacgtgatactgaatttcttaaaatgcacacaattgaaaagttggaggtgcatgcccgggccggattcgaacccacaccctccggaatcggaggcagaggtcatatactgggctatcacggctcttaactaCTGCTAATTAACTGTTCTAAAAATCCCATTCGCTCGTTTTTCAAGTATTGGGTTATTCAAAACTAATTTCTAAACTAAGCTATTCATATTAGTGATGAAAAGCTTTTATCAAGAATTTGAAAACACATTTATGGACTTCAAATAAATCTCAAACGAATCTTAAAACACATTTATGAACCTCAAATAAAATCTCAAAAGCAATCTtagaaaaataaagttaaatgcAGCATGGAGTTGAGTACCAATTACCTTGGCAAtatctatcttttttttctcAACTTAATTGAAATATCTTTTCAGATAAACCGCGGCGGGTCGCCCTGTCAACTGGGGAACGAAATAACGATTTGCATCTTTAAATACGCGCCCGAACTGCATTTCAAGAGTTGAAATTTGAAGCAGCAATAAAAATTTTCCCCAGCAaatatttggttttattttcgTGAGATATTTCCAAACATAAACTCCATTTTAAGGTCCACCTGGGGATCTTAGAGAGGCTAGATAAAGTCAAATATTATTCCGCGCTTGGAAATAACGGCTatgaaatgaataatttttcattttaacggACCCAGAcaagttttttatttgtcaCCGTGCGCCAACTTTTCATTCCCAACTTGTTGACTGATACTGGACTTGTGTGAATGTACTAAGTTTGAAGTtaaatgaattgaaaaaaatatagatataggtttaattattcataaaatttttatcatGCGAAattctctatactaatattataaagctgaagagtttgtttgtttggttgaacgcgctgatctcaggaactacaggtccgatttgtaaaattctttcagtgttagatagctcatatATCGAGAAGGGAAGGAGAAGAATTATAACATTAtttccgtatttctacgggaacgggaagacgtcaagtacataatataatacaaacaaatcattattaaatgatgatgacagtGATATTAGCAGAAGagttttaagattttatgtGGAAGGATATAataggagaggaaggccaaacgAAATGGGTGATTGAGAAGAATGTAAAAAAATGGAGTAGAAGATAAGATAACgaataaataataggtacaaggTATAGGTAAAAGGTATGGAAAATATTGACGCATTTTTCGGATCTCACGTAAGTTTGTTAATGTCAAGGAGATTATGAAATTCTACAGTAATAAACAGGTGCTTCCAaatcttgcatttgaaaataataatccaGACATACTCTTTGGttcacttttcaagacaatagataGGGAGTTTAgtaaattttttaactttaaacgcattaatgctagccaaaagtTAAAGTTTAGCAAATGGGCTACTGGTCCAGTTGATAAGCTCTCTAATtttgattcgaagggcgtagatttgaatccggtccaggcatgcacctccaacttttcagttatgtgcatttaaagaaataaaataccacGCTttaaacgttgaaggaaaaccatcgtgagatCATCTTAATTCTTTTCGTATGTAAATCCCTAATTCtgcaatccacattgggccagcgtggtgaactagcctaacccctttcattctatGAGGAGACTTGTACTTAACATTGAGCCGAATGTGGTTAACGATGTACATCCATATGCATAGCTTTCCTCTGAAGATAGCGGAACATTTTTTAGCAATTACATAACCGTCAAACTTTGAGACCAGAAAATTATCGGTACCAATACAGTTTGGAGCATAACTTGATTGATGGCGTCTCGCACAAAACTTTACatcattaataaaaagaaaactttggCGAGGAATTTTTTTAACAGCGTTCAGTTCGACGAAAGAAACTTTTGCATTCAGATTTTTATGAAACCGAGTGAAATGTGTTTATTTCCCGTTTGTTATgagatgaaattaattttagttcatcatcatcatcattatcaacccttacggcttactgctaagctcgaatctcctcttagaatgagagagattttcggattggcagacttcacacacgcagagaaataagaaaattctatgatacgcaggtttcctcatgatgtttatccttcaccgtttgaggggttaggctaatagtccaccgcgctggcccaatgtggattgcaGAACTGCGGATTcacagaaaaagaaagaaaagaaaggcatacaggtttcctaacgatgtttttccttcaacgtttgaaggacgtgatttttaatttcttaaaaatgcgcACTACTTAAAAAATTgtcggtgcatgccccggactggattcgaacccacaccctctagaatcggaggcagagttcatatccacaggactatcacggctatttaatcatttaatttaatattttaagttcaTAACCGAAAGAGCCTAGGATCGATTCCTATCATAAATCAGTTTAGgactaaatattttctaaattggctcaggtctgatctggaaggcttcggccgtggctagttaccaccagaacaaagacgtaccgccaaacgattaagCTTTCCaatacgatgccgcgtagaaaccgtcagagctAGCTAGAACTAGAAACTAGTTAAAAGTAGCTGTGCCCGCAGTATCACCTTTCACGCATTTCACGCATTCACGCATAGGCGTCAGAGGGGTAAGGTAAGGGGGTGAGAGGCGCTTAGTTTAGCTCAGTTAGTTACGGATCAGCCGCACAACTAAGTTAGTTCCACTTAGCTAGGGCATTTCACGTAACTTAGCTGGCATAGTTTGAGGTGGACATGTATGAAAAACTGGCTCAACTATGCGAGCTAAGCTAAACTAACTTATCTAGCCGGCGGTGGACGTTTAACTTTagagccggtagggtggtaactagccacggccgaagcctctcaccagccacacctggaccaattgagaaaacctcaagcccagccggaaatcgaacccaga
This window harbors:
- the LOC112053972 gene encoding uncharacterized protein LOC112053972 yields the protein MEHVNATEADLEFLRKDPPFPEKSASIVSCLLEKIGIVENNNFSKLGFMTIISPLVFRNRKRLDHMKMVAENCDKEINRGGSPCQLGNEITICIFKYAPELHFKS